In the genome of Acetobacter oryzifermentans, one region contains:
- a CDS encoding urease subunit beta gives MPRYVDALPADALPGEILVAEGDIVLNEGQPQRKLMVSNTGDRPIQVGSHYHFYEVNPALLFEREQAKGWRLNVPSGGAIRFEPGQIREVTLVPLRGLRQVFGFRGEVMGGIDK, from the coding sequence ATGCCCCGATACGTTGATGCTTTGCCTGCAGATGCCTTGCCAGGGGAAATTCTGGTTGCAGAAGGTGATATTGTTCTGAATGAGGGGCAGCCCCAACGTAAGTTGATGGTTTCCAATACAGGAGATCGTCCCATACAGGTGGGAAGCCATTATCATTTTTATGAAGTAAATCCTGCTCTGTTGTTTGAGCGCGAACAAGCCAAAGGTTGGCGGCTAAACGTGCCTTCGGGCGGTGCCATTCGCTTTGAGCCGGGACAGATACGAGAAGTAACACTGGTTCCATTACGAGGCTTGCGCCAAGTATTTGGCTTTCGAGGGGAAGTGATGGGAGGTATAGATAAATGA
- a CDS encoding urease subunit gamma, whose protein sequence is MKLTPREKDKLLIAMAAMVARRRLERGVRLNYPEAVALITDHVVEGARDGQSVSALMASGGRVLTRDQVMAGVPEMIHDVQVEATFPDGTKLVTVHAPIR, encoded by the coding sequence ATGAAATTGACACCCCGAGAAAAAGATAAATTGCTTATTGCCATGGCAGCAATGGTGGCGCGGCGCAGATTGGAGCGTGGGGTGCGTTTAAATTACCCTGAAGCTGTCGCTCTTATAACAGATCATGTAGTGGAAGGTGCGCGGGATGGTCAGAGTGTTTCAGCGCTGATGGCAAGTGGTGGCCGTGTGTTAACGCGTGATCAGGTTATGGCTGGCGTGCCAGAAATGATTCATGACGTGCAAGTGGAAGCAACCTTTCCTGACGGAACAAAATTGGTGACAGTTCATGCCCCGATACGTTGA